A stretch of Candidatus Caldatribacterium sp. DNA encodes these proteins:
- a CDS encoding HD-GYP domain-containing protein, whose translation MIRIATDHLRPGMVVGYPIIRDDGVVLLREGIRLNDRLIRKIKELGFAYIYIRDPRFADIDLEETISHDIRRQALVTLNESFYQIVKGNAKAIEPLKRLVDEIIDEVLSAKKSVVSLIQLRQHDDAVFSHSVNVAALSVFIGKFLRLSRQQLRVLALGSLMHDLGKIRVPLEILNKPARLSQEEWEIVQKHSLWSAELMSERVPEEPESIRIALQHHERLDGSGYPYGLSGEEIHFLSRICACADVYDALTVDRPYRKRFSYAEALEYLMGNASRLFDLQVVTTMVRHIAPYPVGETVRLTTGEIAVVVRLNDGLPIRPVVRVIRDCSGQLLEKPRDIDLMKELTVAIVGTVEENFEDFYTKEDLTSLDIEHLID comes from the coding sequence ATGATTCGAATTGCCACAGACCACCTGAGGCCAGGAATGGTCGTAGGATACCCTATCATTCGGGACGACGGCGTGGTCCTCCTCAGAGAAGGTATACGCCTCAACGACCGCCTAATCCGAAAAATCAAGGAGTTAGGTTTTGCGTACATCTACATCCGCGACCCCCGTTTCGCCGATATTGACCTTGAAGAAACAATTTCCCATGACATCCGCCGACAGGCTCTCGTCACCCTCAACGAATCGTTCTACCAGATTGTCAAGGGGAACGCGAAGGCTATCGAGCCTCTGAAGAGGCTCGTTGATGAAATCATCGATGAGGTGCTGAGCGCCAAAAAATCGGTCGTGAGCCTCATCCAGCTCAGGCAGCACGATGATGCCGTCTTCTCCCATTCCGTGAACGTAGCTGCGCTGAGCGTATTCATAGGGAAATTCCTGCGCCTTTCCCGGCAGCAATTGCGCGTTCTTGCCCTGGGGAGCCTTATGCACGATCTTGGGAAAATCCGTGTCCCCTTGGAAATCCTGAACAAACCAGCACGCCTCTCTCAAGAAGAGTGGGAAATTGTACAGAAGCACTCTCTCTGGTCGGCGGAACTCATGTCGGAGCGAGTGCCTGAGGAACCTGAGAGCATTCGCATCGCCCTCCAGCACCACGAGCGCCTCGACGGCTCCGGATACCCCTATGGGCTCTCAGGGGAAGAAATCCATTTCCTCTCCCGTATCTGTGCCTGTGCCGATGTGTACGATGCGCTCACCGTTGACCGTCCCTACCGGAAGAGATTCTCCTACGCAGAGGCCTTAGAGTACCTCATGGGGAATGCCTCAAGGCTTTTTGATCTCCAGGTTGTGACCACCATGGTGCGGCATATTGCCCCCTACCCTGTGGGGGAGACAGTTCGCCTCACCACGGGAGAAATCGCCGTGGTGGTCCGCTTGAACGATGGCCTCCCCATTCGTCCGGTGGTTCGGGTCATTCGGGATTGCAGCGGACAGCTCTTGGAAAAACCAAGAGACATCGACCTCATGAAGGAGCTCACCGTGGCCATTGTGGGGACGGTAGAAGAGAACTTTGAGGACTTCTACACAAAGGAGGATCTCACTTCCTTAGACATTGAACACCTCATCGATTGA
- a CDS encoding radical SAM protein, with the protein MRILRFFDPWKGELCTCPPKYTLNPYTGCAHRCLYCYISSFIPRAFEVREKPPFLRALARDLEECDRNLYLSLSNSSDPYPPLEKERRLTRKVLELCRDAQMPVLVVTKSSLVLEDRDLLSEMQAVVSITITTLDEEKARLLEPGAPPPRERVATCALLAQKGIPVVLRVDPIIPGINDSPEEWLRILQATAPYVRQVIVSTLKLRWDTGSRLLRAFPEIRRTLSLYSEKRGNSLYLEKNLRFGILSRFRELVHSLGLPFSTCREGFQELNDSICDGSAFLNR; encoded by the coding sequence ATGCGGATACTGCGTTTCTTTGACCCCTGGAAGGGGGAATTGTGTACCTGTCCCCCTAAGTACACCTTGAACCCGTACACGGGTTGCGCCCACCGTTGCCTATACTGTTACATATCCTCGTTCATCCCCCGAGCTTTTGAAGTCCGGGAAAAGCCACCATTTCTCCGTGCCCTCGCCAGGGATCTGGAAGAGTGCGATAGAAATCTCTACCTGTCCCTGTCCAACTCATCGGATCCCTACCCTCCCCTGGAAAAGGAACGAAGGCTCACGAGAAAGGTTCTTGAGCTCTGCCGCGATGCCCAAATGCCAGTCCTTGTGGTTACGAAGTCTTCCCTCGTCCTTGAGGATCGGGACCTCCTCTCGGAAATGCAGGCTGTGGTCAGTATAACCATTACAACCCTTGACGAGGAGAAAGCCCGACTCCTTGAGCCCGGTGCGCCTCCACCTCGGGAAAGAGTTGCTACCTGTGCTCTTCTTGCCCAGAAAGGGATTCCCGTTGTGCTCCGGGTGGACCCCATTATTCCCGGGATTAACGATTCTCCCGAAGAGTGGCTTCGGATTCTCCAGGCTACTGCTCCCTATGTAAGGCAAGTCATTGTTTCCACCTTGAAGCTCCGCTGGGATACGGGCAGCCGACTCCTCAGAGCCTTTCCCGAGATTCGCAGGACTCTCTCGCTCTACTCTGAGAAAAGGGGCAACAGTCTCTACCTTGAGAAGAATCTCCGCTTTGGCATTCTTTCCCGCTTTCGGGAGCTCGTCCACTCGCTGGGCCTTCCCTTCTCCACATGCCGCGAGGGCTTTCAAGAATTGAACGACTCCATCTGCGATGGGAGTGCTTTCCTCAATCGATGA